One window of the Procambarus clarkii isolate CNS0578487 chromosome 27, FALCON_Pclarkii_2.0, whole genome shotgun sequence genome contains the following:
- the LOC123762611 gene encoding uncharacterized protein: MKCLLILLSLAALTWAQGPPQCQCGAFVNEDIGEIEVFPFPPIDVEGCEDTADCSSTCDDEWASITNNGDLDTVLQNGETVGQHICNALARQGHEDFGPGEVYLYYKLCQGPWEYDSEQSTLEVCCAGGEYQPC; the protein is encoded by the exons ATGAAGTGCCTCCTGATCCTCCTCTCCCTCGCCGCCCTCACATG GGCTCAGGGGCCGCCACAGTGCCAGTGTGGTGCCTTTGTCAATGAAGATATCGGAGAGATCGAGGTGTTTCCCTTCCCGCCCATAGACGTGGAGGGCTGTGAAGATACAGCCGATTGCAGCTCAACTTGTGATGATGAG TGGGCTTCAATAACTAACAACGGCGACTTGGACACTGTGCTTCAAAACGGAGAGACGGTCGGACAACACATATGCAACGCCCTGGCCCGTCAGGGACATGAGGATTTCGGGCCTGGTGAA GTGTACCTGTACTACAAGCTTTGTCAAGGCCCATGGGAGTACGACAGTGAGCAGAGTACACTGGAAGTGTGTTGTGCAGGTGGTGAATACCAACCCTGTTAA
- the LOC123762609 gene encoding uncharacterized protein has protein sequence MKFLLILLFFTAFSWAQAQECDCGAFVNGRNGELEVYPFDPIQVQSCEDVESCSSTCDEEWATITNNGDLDTVLENGETLGQALCDTLASEGQEDVPPHEVFLYYRICDGPWQFDEEQSTAQVCCTAGTYHSCDVPP, from the exons ATGAAGTTCCTTCTGATCCTCCTCTTCTTCACCGCCTTCTCATG GGCCCAGGCGCAAGAGTGCGACTGTGGTGCCTTCGTCAACGGCCGTAATGGAGAGCTGGAGGTATATCCCTTCGACCCCATACAAGTGCAGAGCTGTGAGGATGTGGAgagctgcagctctacctgtgatgaGGAG TGGGCCACAATAACAAATAACGGAGACTTGGACACGGTGCTTGAGAACGGCGAGACCCTCGGCCAGGCTTTGTGTGATACCTTGGCCAGTGAAGGTCAAGAAGACGTTCCTCCTCACGAA GTGTTCCTGTACTACAGGATCTGCGATGGTCCTTGGCAGTTCGATGAAGAACAGAGCACAGCACAAGTCTGTTGTACCGCTGGTACCTACCACTCTTGTGATGTTCCACCATAA
- the LOC123762608 gene encoding uncharacterized protein: protein MKFLLILLFFTAFSWVQAQECDCGAFVNGRFGELEVYPFDPIQVQSCEDVESCSSTCDEEWATITNNGDLDTVLENGETLGQALCDTLASEGQEDVPPHEVFLYYRICDGPWQYDEEQSTAQVCCTAGTYHSCDVPP from the exons ATGAAGTTCCTTCTGATCCTCCTCTTCTTCACCGCCTTCTCATG GGTCCAGGCGCAAGAGTGCGACTGTGGTGCCTTCGTCAACGGCCGTTTTGGAGAGCTGGAGGTATATCCCTTCGACCCCATACAAGTGCAGAGCTGTGAGGATGTGGAGAGCTGCAGCTCAACCTGTGATGAGGAG TGGGCCACAATAACAAATAACGGAGACTTGGACACGGTGCTTGAGAACGGCGAGACCCTCGGCCAGGCTTTGTGTGATACCTTGGCCAGTGAAGGTCAAGAAGACGTTCCTCCTCACGAA GTGTTCCTGTACTACAGGATCTGCGATGGTCCTTGGCAGTACGATGAAGAACAGAGCACAGCACAAGTCTGTTGTACCGCTGGTACCTACCACTCTTGTGATGTTCCACCATAA